A DNA window from Sylvia atricapilla isolate bSylAtr1 chromosome 6, bSylAtr1.pri, whole genome shotgun sequence contains the following coding sequences:
- the SSTR1 gene encoding somatostatin receptor type 1, with translation MLPHGTCPRLPGGAGSDSGDSGDSDSGGSDSGGGRAGGASEEAAAEGMDSGGRNSSGAPNSTLSESQGSAILISFIYSVVCLVGLCGNSMVIYVILRYAKMKTATNIYILNLAIADELLMLSVPFLVTSTLLHHWPFGSLLCRLVLSVDAINMFTSIYCLTVLSVDRYIAVVHPIKAARYRRPTVAKMVNLGVWVLSILIILPIIIFSNTAANSDGTVACNMLMPEPTQRWLVVFVVYTFLMGFLLPVVAICLCYILIIAKMRMVALKAGWQQRKRSERKITLMVMMVVMVFVICWMPFYIVQLVNVFVEQDDATISQLSVILGYANSCANPILYGFLSDNFKRSFQRLLCLSWMDNAAEEPIDYYATALKSRAYSVEDFPPDNLESGSMYRNGTCTSRITTL, from the coding sequence ATGCTCCCCCATGGCACCTGCCCCAGGCTTCCGGGCGGTGCAGGCAGCGACAGCGGCGACAGCGGCGACAGCGACAGCGGCGGCAGCGACAGTGGTGGCGGCAGAGCCGGGGGCGCCtcggaggaggcggcggcggagggcATGGACTCGGGCGGCAGGAATTCCTCTGGCGCTCCGAACAGCACCCTGAGTGAGTCTCAGGGCAGCGCCATCCTCATCTCATTCATCTACTCCGTGGTGTGCCTGGTGGGGCTGTGCGGCAACTCCATGGTCATCTACGTGATCCTACGTTACGCCAAGATGAAGACGGCCACCAACATCTACATCCTCAACTTGGCCATCGCGGATGAGCTGCTGATGCTTAGCGTCCCCTTTCTGGTTACCTCCACCCTGCTGCACCACTGGCCCTTTGGCTCCCTGCTCTGCCGCCTGGTGCTCAGTGTGGATGCCATCAACATGTTCACCAGCATCTACTGCCTGACCGTGCTCAGTGTGGACCGTTACATCGCCGTGGTGCACCCCATCAAGGCGGCCAGGTACCGCCGGCCCACTGTGGCCAAGATGGTCAATCTGGGTGTCTGGGTGCTTTCCATCCTCATCATCCTGCCCATCATCATCTTCTCCAACACAGCAGCCAACAGCGATGGAACGGTGGCTTGCAACATGCTCATGCCAGAGCCCACCCAGAGATGGCTGGTGGTCTTTGTGGTCTACACCTTTCTGATGGGCTTCTTGCTGCCTGTGGTGGCCATCTGCCTCTGCTACATCCTCATCATTGCTAAGATGCGCATGGTGGCCCTGAAGGCTGGCTGGCAGCAACGCAAACGCTCAGAGCGCAAGATCACCCTCATGGTCATGATGGTGGTGATGGTCTTTGTCATCTGCTGGATGCCCTTCTACATTGTGCAGCTGGTCAATGTCTTTGTAGAGCAGGATGATGCCACCATCAGCCAGCTCTCTGTCATCTTGGGCTATGCCAACAGCTGTGCCAACCCTATCCTCTATGGTTTTCTCTCAGACAATTTCAAGCGGTCCTTCCAGcggctgctctgcctcagctggaTGGACAATGCTGCAGAGGAACCCATCGACTACTATGCCACTGCCCTCAAGAGCAGGGCATACAGCGTGGAGGACTTTCCCCCAGACAACTTGGAGTCAGGGAGCATGTACAGGAATGGCACTTGCACCTCCAGGATTACCACCCTCTGA
- the CLEC14A gene encoding LOW QUALITY PROTEIN: C-type lectin domain family 14 member A (The sequence of the model RefSeq protein was modified relative to this genomic sequence to represent the inferred CDS: inserted 3 bases in 2 codons), whose amino-acid sequence MPRSATAPDTFPPAAPGQGRGSGAGAGXQRPAQAGAGRRHSRRGSPRPSXRAAGMRRAAPWSLLLAAACALGRAPPPPRAAVRCPPAASCFSAHLASVSYAEARGACGQRSGSLAWVSGEPELRLLLGLLAELPAPALFWVGLKRNASACTHEEQPLRGFSWEAAEDGTAPQEVPAALGRWLQEPLRSCVIARCAGLRLAAAPGDGWGWKERACHLKSSGYLCKYQDEGACPDLSPAGALDLDYRLPFEERSGGPGFSPPGTVLTVACPGGALRLTCQPGPGGFAWKAAEKPLCPCPFGRRSPDSGRCAEAAGCRDAAGGFACACAPDGAPCPGTAPAPTAPGGPEEPSRGRAEGRHPSSPTPRGSTEPPAATRAAAGGEKTAAPPPSSPSSSSSSNYVFILVTVAVVVLIILVMTVLGVFKICFNEKSEGRGDKESPEAGSKAEAGSAEPSGAAGSE is encoded by the exons ATGCCGAGGTCAGCCACGGCTCCCGACACGTTTCCTCCGGCAGCTCCGGGGCAGGGCCGtgggagcggggccggcgcgg AGCAGAGGCCGGCGCAGGCCGGGGCCGGACGCCGGCACAGCCGCAGGGGCAGCCCGCGGCCCTC GCGCGCCGCCGGCATGAGGCGGGCCGCGCCCTGGAGCCTGCTGCTGGCCGCGGCCTGCGCCCtgggccgggccccgccgccgccgcgggccgCCGTgcgctgcccgcccgccgcctCCTGCTTCAGCGCCCACCTCGCCAGCGTCTCGTACGCCGAGGCCCGCGGCGCCTGCGGCCAGCGGAGCGGCAGCCTCGCCTGGGTCAGCGGCGAGCCGGAGCTGcgcctgctgctggggctgctggcagagctgcccgCGCCCGCGCTCTTCTGGGTCGGGCTGAAGAGGAACGCCTCGGCCTGCACCCACGAGGAGCAGCCGCTCCGCGGCTTCTCCTGGGAGGCCGCCGAGGATGGGACGGCCCCGCAGGAGGTGCCGGCGGCGCTCGGCCggtggctgcaggagccgcTGCGGTCCTGCGTTATCGCCCGCTGCGCTGGGCTGCGCCTGGCGGCTGCCCCCGGGGACggctggggctggaaggagcGGGCCTGCCATCTGAAAAGCTCGGGCTACCTCTGCAAGTACCAGGACGAGGGCGCCTGCCCCGACCTCAGCCCCGCGGGCGCCCTCGACCTCGACTACCGCCTCCCCTTCGAGGAGCGCAGCGGCGGCCCCGGCTTCAGCCCGCCGGGCACCGTGCTGACGGTGGCGTGTCCCGGCGGGGCGCTGCGGCTCACCTGCCAGCCCGGGCCGGGCGGCTTCGCCTGGAAGGCGGCagagaagcccctctgcccctgccccttcGGCCGCAGGAGCCCGGACAGCGGGCGGTGCGCCGAGGCCGCCGGGTGCCGCGACGCCGCCGGCGGCTTCGCCTGTGCCTGCGCCCCGGACGGAGCTCCCTGCCCGGGCACGGCGCCGGCCCCCACGGCTCCGGGCGGCCCCGAGGAGCCGTCCCGTGGCAGGGCGGAGGGCCGGCATCCCTCCTCCCCGACACCCCGCGGCTCCACGGAGCCGCCCGCCGCCACCAGGGCCGCCGCCGGCGGAGAGAAGACGGCTGCTCCACCGCCCTCCTCcccgtcctcctcctcctcttccaacTACGTTTTCATCCTGGTGACGGTCGCGGTGGTGGTGCTGATCATCCTGGTCATGACCGTGCTGGGGGTGTTCAAAATCTGCTTTAACGAGAAATCCGAGGGCCGCGGGGACAAGGAGTCGCCGGAGGCCGGCAGCAAGGCGGAGGCAGGCTCCGCGGAGCCCAGCGGAGCCGCGGGCAGTGAATAG